TCGTAACCTGTTATTTCTACAGTAACACTATACAATTTTTTTGTAATTTCTGAAACATTGCCAGAATTTCCACCTTCAGCACCTTCAGATGGAAAATTGGGATCGTCTTCAGATAGTAGTAAAATGATATCGTCATGCTCTGAAGTAATAGTGAAGTTATCCGGTTTAGTAGTAGCATCTACAAAGTAATACACTTTCTTGTTTTGCCAAGGTTTCAATAAACCTACATTAATTTTATCCCAATTTCCATTTGCCTTTGGAAAATCCGTATTGAATACAAATTTGACTGTTTGTTTTATATTAGCAGATAAAGAAATTCCCAGAGTTGAAATTTCCGTACCATAATCTCTGGGACCTCTCTCATCTTTTGGTGAGAAAACTATTGCAGAAGTATTGTAAGAAGATCCGAAAGAAATGTCAAATCCATTGCGAAACTCTTTATACATAGTAGGGTTTTCGTTGAAATTCACTGTAACAGTATCTGAGAAGATTTCTTCATCGTTAATGTCATTAATAGCGATGTCCAAATCGTAAGGGTGATT
The Peptostreptococcaceae bacterium DNA segment above includes these coding regions:
- a CDS encoding prepilin-type N-terminal cleavage/methylation domain-containing protein codes for the protein MKNEKGFTLIELTISIAVLAILIVPFFGIFTNAAKLDSRSKNDMTANYLAQKLIAEERKNPWGRISDENWVYDDDSIFTTSSLDEEGEKYAAYSANITYKGLNLLVDESNLADGSNEVAGNQDEGVFDYTFTINGNDDMYSSGHGTGGDNGNHPYDLDIAINDINDEEIFSDTVTVNFNENPTMYKEFRNGFDISFGSSYNTSAIVFSPKDERGPRDYGTEISTLGISLSANIKQTVKFVFNTDFPKANGNWDKINVGLLKPWQNKKVYYFVDATTKPDNFTITSEHDDIILLLSEDDPNFPSEGAEGGNSGNVSEITKKLYSVTVEITGYDPISKTNKVLKTLVTTIKPN